A window of the Streptomyces luomodiensis genome harbors these coding sequences:
- a CDS encoding sugar phosphate isomerase/epimerase family protein: protein MTARLPWPLAYTVSGDDCAAPMPLGFGAPLAEAVRRLAELGYDGVEVQVRDTTARDAHALARTAETAGLTVLGIGTGPVAAQDRLTLTDPSPDVRRHALHRLLGAARLAGELGVPVTLGQTRGTFLPGLADTQRTWAERAVAQLAEEAAARGSRLLLEPQSRANTSLWHTPDEALAVIGSFDAPAGLVLDTHHLDAEGVDTVRAVAEHAPVTGCLQLAAPSTRGPLTLRDPRLPALLNALRTGGFTGWLTLEHTQDGDSPRAAARSWTALADAAAALS, encoded by the coding sequence GTGACGGCGCGGCTGCCCTGGCCCCTGGCCTACACCGTCTCCGGCGACGACTGCGCCGCGCCCATGCCGCTCGGATTCGGCGCGCCCCTGGCCGAAGCGGTCCGCCGGCTGGCCGAACTCGGCTATGACGGAGTGGAGGTGCAGGTCCGTGACACCACCGCACGCGATGCCCACGCCCTGGCCCGGACCGCCGAGACGGCCGGTCTGACGGTCCTGGGCATCGGCACCGGACCGGTCGCGGCCCAGGACCGGCTGACGCTGACCGACCCGTCGCCGGACGTACGCCGGCACGCCCTGCACCGTCTGCTGGGCGCGGCCCGCCTCGCCGGGGAACTCGGGGTGCCGGTCACCCTCGGCCAGACCCGCGGCACCTTCCTGCCGGGACTGGCGGACACGCAGCGCACCTGGGCCGAACGCGCCGTGGCGCAGCTGGCCGAGGAGGCCGCCGCCCGCGGCAGCCGGCTGCTGCTGGAGCCCCAGTCGCGCGCCAACACCTCGCTGTGGCACACCCCCGACGAGGCCCTCGCCGTCATCGGCTCGTTCGACGCCCCGGCCGGGCTGGTGCTGGACACCCACCATCTCGACGCCGAAGGCGTCGATACCGTCCGGGCCGTCGCCGAGCACGCCCCCGTCACCGGCTGCCTCCAGCTCGCGGCGCCCTCGACGCGGGGCCCCCTGACCCTCCGCGACCCCCGGCTCCCGGCCCTGCTGAACGCGCTGCGCACCGGCGGTTTCACCGGCTGGCTGACCTTGGAGCACACCCAGGACGGCGACAGTCCCAGGGCCGCCGCCCGCTCCTGGACCGCGCTGGCCGATGCCGCGGCCGCGCTGTCCTGA
- a CDS encoding aspartate/glutamate racemase family protein yields MIEPHPLVAMIHAVPAATRIAQEAFTREFPQATVWNVLDDRLLDEAREAGGLTDALRRRMLRLIGHVMDGGAQGLLLTCSSYGEVVDTARALWNVPVLKSDEAMFKAALAGPYRRIAVVASTPPAVPAAVAQLEALIPVARPDRPVDLVTALSEEAAVAADAESTARHLANALDAAGGSDADAVLLAQYSLTPVRDALADLVGVPVLDGAGAAARELRGLLTSGAGRPATTAAVAP; encoded by the coding sequence GTGATCGAACCCCATCCCCTGGTCGCCATGATCCACGCCGTGCCCGCCGCGACCCGCATCGCCCAGGAGGCGTTCACACGGGAGTTCCCGCAGGCCACCGTGTGGAACGTGTTGGACGACCGCCTGCTGGACGAGGCCCGCGAGGCCGGCGGCCTCACCGACGCGCTGCGCCGGCGCATGCTCCGCCTGATCGGGCACGTGATGGACGGCGGCGCCCAGGGCCTGTTGCTGACCTGCTCCTCCTACGGGGAGGTCGTGGACACCGCCCGCGCGCTGTGGAACGTGCCCGTCCTGAAGTCCGACGAGGCGATGTTCAAGGCCGCCCTGGCCGGTCCGTACCGGCGCATCGCCGTCGTCGCCTCCACCCCGCCCGCCGTCCCGGCCGCCGTGGCCCAGCTCGAAGCGCTGATCCCGGTGGCCCGCCCGGACCGCCCGGTCGACCTCGTGACCGCGCTGAGCGAGGAGGCGGCCGTCGCCGCCGACGCCGAGTCCACCGCCCGCCACCTGGCGAACGCCCTGGACGCGGCCGGGGGCTCGGACGCCGACGCGGTGCTCCTGGCGCAGTACTCACTGACCCCGGTGCGCGACGCGCTCGCCGACCTGGTGGGCGTGCCGGTGCTGGACGGTGCGGGCGCCGCCGCCCGGGAACTGCGCGGCCTGCTCACCTCCGGCGCGGGACGGCCGGCCACCACCGCGGCGGTCGCACCGTGA
- a CDS encoding CitMHS family transporter — protein sequence MLAVLGFATLGSFMLLVMRKHLSAFTAIMLTPIAAALIAGKGAKLGDMIMNGLDTVAPTAALLLFAVLYFGLMMECKLFEPVCQAIVRASKGDPVRICVGTAVLALCVALDGDGTTSYMIVCSAFLPIYRRLGMNPLILATLSAMALGTISGTTPWGGAATRGISVLHLSATEYFVHMIAPMALTSLAIMAAAYWLGLRERHKIDAEKLAAYRLDIASGEAFEPVRADWRMWCNAALTVLLMVLLVLEVADLLVLFMVAFVIALLINIRTIGDQQELIKRQAANAVPVMILVLAAGVFTGIMTDSGMIKAMADAALAVVPDSMGNLIPLFTAVLALPLGFFMSNDGYWFGVVPVLAESAAHYGIDANEIARAGAIGQILHMMGPTSAPLWVLLGLVKAELGDFQKHALRWGVPVSLAYIGFAVLTGATTVT from the coding sequence ATGCTCGCCGTCCTCGGCTTCGCCACCCTGGGCAGCTTCATGCTGCTCGTGATGCGGAAACACCTCTCCGCGTTCACCGCCATCATGCTGACCCCGATCGCAGCCGCCCTGATCGCGGGCAAGGGCGCCAAGCTCGGCGACATGATCATGAACGGTCTGGACACCGTCGCACCCACCGCGGCGCTGCTGCTGTTCGCCGTCCTCTACTTCGGCCTGATGATGGAGTGCAAGCTCTTCGAGCCCGTCTGCCAGGCCATCGTCCGTGCCTCCAAGGGCGATCCGGTCCGCATCTGCGTCGGTACCGCGGTCCTGGCCCTGTGCGTCGCGCTGGACGGTGACGGCACCACCAGCTACATGATCGTCTGCTCCGCGTTCCTGCCCATCTACCGGCGCCTGGGGATGAACCCCCTCATCCTCGCCACCCTCTCCGCGATGGCGCTGGGCACGATCTCCGGCACCACCCCCTGGGGCGGAGCCGCCACCCGCGGCATCAGCGTGCTGCACCTGAGCGCCACCGAGTACTTCGTCCACATGATCGCCCCCATGGCGCTCACCAGCCTGGCCATCATGGCCGCCGCCTACTGGCTCGGCCTGCGCGAGCGGCACAAGATCGACGCCGAGAAGCTCGCCGCCTACCGGCTCGACATCGCCTCGGGAGAAGCCTTCGAGCCGGTGCGGGCGGACTGGCGGATGTGGTGCAACGCCGCCCTCACCGTGCTGCTGATGGTGCTGCTCGTCCTGGAGGTCGCCGATCTCCTGGTGCTGTTCATGGTCGCGTTCGTCATCGCCCTGCTCATCAACATCCGCACCATCGGCGACCAGCAGGAACTCATCAAGCGTCAGGCCGCCAACGCCGTCCCCGTGATGATCCTCGTCCTGGCCGCCGGTGTGTTCACCGGCATCATGACCGACTCCGGCATGATCAAGGCCATGGCGGATGCCGCCCTGGCCGTCGTCCCCGACTCCATGGGCAACCTCATCCCGCTGTTCACCGCCGTCCTCGCCCTGCCGCTCGGCTTCTTCATGTCCAACGACGGCTACTGGTTCGGCGTCGTCCCCGTTCTCGCCGAATCCGCCGCCCACTACGGCATCGACGCCAACGAAATCGCCAGGGCCGGCGCCATCGGCCAGATCCTCCACATGATGGGCCCCACCAGCGCACCCCTGTGGGTCCTGCTCGGACTCGTCAAGGCCGAGCTCGGCGACTTCCAGAAGCACGCCCTGCGCTGGGGCGTCCCCGTCTCCCTCGCCTACATCGGCTTCGCCGTCCTCACCGGGGCCACCACCGTCACCTGA
- a CDS encoding TetR/AcrR family transcriptional regulator, translated as MSAPANRPGAVPTRPPVRRGRRPFEEVRQAVLRAAAQTLFEAGIAGFTIECVARRAGVSRVTVHKHWPSRGALALDAFTDTFHNDLALHDTGDVRRDLHEVLGTFARLLASKPAGPAFAQLLGAAQIDADLAEAIRERYFAPRRHAVLGILNAARERGEIPADIDVTVMVDMMWGACYNRLLMPGLTGTLTEDFARSVVDVALAGAGASPRA; from the coding sequence ATGAGTGCTCCCGCGAACCGCCCCGGTGCCGTGCCCACACGGCCCCCGGTGAGGCGTGGCCGGCGCCCGTTCGAGGAGGTGCGGCAGGCCGTGTTGCGGGCGGCGGCCCAGACGCTGTTCGAGGCCGGGATCGCCGGCTTCACCATCGAGTGCGTCGCCCGCCGCGCCGGGGTCAGCCGGGTCACCGTCCACAAGCACTGGCCCTCGCGCGGCGCGCTCGCCCTCGACGCCTTCACGGACACCTTCCACAACGACCTCGCCCTCCACGACACCGGCGACGTCCGCCGCGACCTGCATGAGGTCCTCGGGACCTTCGCCCGGCTCCTGGCGAGCAAGCCGGCCGGTCCCGCCTTCGCGCAACTGCTGGGCGCCGCACAGATCGACGCCGACCTCGCCGAGGCGATCCGGGAACGCTACTTCGCGCCCCGTCGCCACGCCGTCCTGGGCATCTTGAACGCCGCGAGGGAACGCGGCGAGATCCCCGCCGACATCGACGTGACGGTCATGGTCGACATGATGTGGGGCGCCTGTTACAACCGTCTTCTCATGCCCGGACTCACCGGCACGCTCACCGAGGACTTCGCCCGGTCCGTCGTCGACGTGGCCCTCGCGGGAGCCGGCGCCTCACCCCGCGCCTAG
- a CDS encoding MFS transporter: MAETTTEAVNPGATRSRRRHAYGFALSAVTLVTLTATVAAPSPVYPLYQAEWSLGPGVLSLMFAIYVVGLLIVLITAGSLSDHTGRRPVILAAALLALIALVILVLAGGVGAVLVARTLQGAAMALGIGALGAALLDFAPPHGGRLAATLNGALPPVGLAVGSLLGGVFVQFEPDPTRLVFVVLSVAVIVLGVLAFFLPERHPRRPGALASLRPTLSLPAPVRPVFFAVLGCMLASWALAGLYLGMGATLVRGIFDAPQAVVGGLAIACVTGVGALTGMAGQRLDARHVMITGAIALVIGPLLILAAVQTGQLWLMFLGNIVGGIGFGGGFQGGLRLILAEAPEADRAGLLSTVYLISYFAFGAPCLLAGLLTPTLGLRTVVIGYSVFVSLLSAVALTLQLARRGTRTVEIEAVRDEFARS, translated from the coding sequence ATGGCGGAAACGACGACAGAGGCTGTGAACCCTGGCGCGACAAGGAGCCGACGACGTCATGCCTACGGCTTCGCCCTCTCGGCCGTGACCTTGGTGACGCTGACCGCGACGGTCGCCGCGCCCTCGCCGGTCTACCCGCTCTACCAGGCCGAATGGTCACTGGGGCCGGGCGTGCTGAGCCTGATGTTCGCGATATACGTCGTAGGCCTGCTGATCGTCCTCATCACGGCCGGGTCGCTGTCGGACCACACCGGTCGCCGGCCGGTGATACTCGCTGCCGCGCTGCTCGCGCTGATAGCCCTCGTGATCCTCGTCCTCGCCGGAGGCGTCGGCGCGGTGCTGGTGGCGCGGACCCTCCAAGGGGCGGCGATGGCGCTCGGGATCGGTGCCCTCGGCGCCGCCCTGCTGGACTTCGCCCCGCCCCATGGCGGCCGGCTCGCCGCTACGTTGAACGGCGCGCTGCCGCCGGTCGGCCTGGCGGTGGGATCGCTGCTGGGCGGTGTGTTCGTCCAGTTCGAGCCGGACCCCACCCGGCTCGTCTTCGTGGTGCTGTCGGTCGCGGTCATCGTGCTCGGCGTGCTGGCCTTCTTCCTCCCGGAGCGCCACCCCCGCCGCCCCGGTGCGCTGGCCTCCCTGCGGCCCACCCTCAGTCTCCCGGCCCCGGTGCGTCCAGTGTTCTTCGCCGTGCTCGGCTGCATGCTCGCCTCCTGGGCACTCGCCGGCCTCTATCTCGGCATGGGCGCCACCCTCGTGCGAGGGATCTTCGACGCCCCACAGGCGGTCGTCGGCGGCCTGGCGATCGCCTGCGTCACCGGGGTCGGCGCCCTCACCGGCATGGCCGGGCAGCGCCTGGACGCCCGGCATGTCATGATCACGGGTGCCATCGCACTCGTCATCGGCCCCCTGCTCATCCTCGCCGCCGTCCAGACCGGGCAGCTCTGGCTCATGTTCCTCGGCAACATCGTCGGCGGGATCGGTTTCGGCGGCGGTTTTCAAGGCGGGCTGCGGCTCATCCTCGCCGAAGCGCCGGAAGCCGACCGGGCCGGGCTGCTGTCGACCGTCTATCTGATCAGTTATTTCGCCTTCGGCGCGCCGTGCCTTCTCGCCGGGCTGCTCACCCCCACGCTCGGCCTGCGCACCGTCGTCATCGGCTACAGCGTCTTCGTCTCGCTCCTCTCCGCCGTCGCCCTCACGCTGCAACTCGCTCGTCGTGGTACCCGCACCGTCGAGATCGAAGCCGTGCGGGACGAGTTCGCCCGATCGTGA
- a CDS encoding BTAD domain-containing putative transcriptional regulator produces MPKPRTDVRFNVLGPLQVVRDGAILPMGGPKKRAVLGYLLVHANDVVATSQMIKVIWPQGAPSTARKMLQNTVSWFRSVLAEHDLAPSCALLTHSPGYLLRVDESMVDLLRYERLTRAGRQALADGRRAEATRTLREALDLWRGPVLEDLTDTGITWPRLAALQEERLTTLEDYLEAEIAAGRHHQHVAELDQLVTAEPHRERACRLLMIALYRCGRQVDALRAYHRTRKVLMDDLALEPTRELRELESRILAQDVSLRPATEPELRLTLPGAAHARPAPAVEAVPDREPTAHRAGAEEAAPSPRPAASTGERKLVSILTTSFDLGPEVDPEDVDDLLADLAAAVRTEVETAGGTVVCCTGSAVQAVFGVPRTGEHDMLAAVRTGLAVRDRFAAREDAGPRPATVRLSVNTEEVLIKTHGAAPEVVSPAIDICLRRVWSLPPDSVWICEATRRSGGADLIHDLAPYSSPAGPPLWHATGLRGDPPCPVDIPRPPLVDRDHDLMILQEHFDQVVRRGRGRILTLVGEAGMGKSRLVLELARLIRRGPDRARVLRTGTVHGLRTATADPLAGLVASWAGLAHGCTPEEAEAKVTAAVSALLGEEPAARSLTRDLLPLFAPGGRARGGPDTGVLHAAVVDLLVRIAGELPVVLVVEDLHAADDDLSRFLGLLAGRVAAIPLLLISTARPQLARRLCSQASTTITLDRLTDDAVRELWGSVLRREDGGDGAGLTPELFDRIGGNPMFAIEFARQRLHEPDGAPEGRLPARIYRVVAATLDRLAPDEKEILKEATLVSGPIVPDTVAALGCHTVEVVRGCLDDLTRRDLLVRDRDGTGYAFAHPVIRDVAHAQLPKATRSCADRRAEALRVG; encoded by the coding sequence ATGCCGAAACCCAGGACCGATGTCCGATTCAACGTTCTCGGCCCGCTCCAGGTGGTCAGGGACGGTGCCATACTGCCGATGGGCGGCCCCAAGAAGCGCGCGGTTCTGGGCTACCTGCTGGTGCATGCGAACGACGTGGTCGCCACCAGTCAGATGATCAAAGTGATCTGGCCCCAGGGAGCCCCCTCGACCGCGCGCAAGATGCTCCAGAACACCGTGTCGTGGTTCCGGAGCGTGCTCGCCGAACACGACCTCGCCCCGTCCTGCGCGTTGTTGACCCACTCACCCGGTTACCTTCTGCGGGTCGACGAGAGCATGGTCGACCTGCTCCGTTACGAACGACTGACCCGGGCCGGCCGCCAGGCGCTGGCCGACGGCCGGCGCGCCGAGGCCACCCGGACCCTGCGTGAGGCGCTCGACCTGTGGCGGGGCCCGGTGCTGGAGGACCTGACCGACACCGGCATCACCTGGCCCCGGCTGGCCGCCCTCCAGGAGGAACGGCTGACCACCCTGGAGGACTACCTGGAGGCGGAGATCGCCGCCGGCCGCCACCACCAGCACGTGGCGGAGCTCGACCAGTTGGTCACCGCGGAGCCGCACCGGGAGCGCGCCTGCCGGCTGTTGATGATCGCGCTGTACCGCTGCGGCAGACAGGTCGACGCGCTGCGCGCCTACCACCGGACCCGCAAGGTACTGATGGACGACCTCGCCCTGGAACCCACCCGGGAGCTGCGCGAGCTGGAGTCCCGCATCCTCGCCCAGGACGTGTCCCTGCGCCCGGCCACCGAACCCGAGCTGCGGCTGACCCTCCCCGGCGCCGCGCACGCCCGCCCGGCACCGGCCGTCGAGGCCGTCCCGGACCGGGAGCCGACCGCCCACCGGGCCGGGGCCGAAGAGGCCGCGCCGTCCCCCAGACCGGCCGCCTCGACCGGGGAGCGCAAGCTCGTCTCCATCCTCACCACCTCGTTCGACCTCGGCCCCGAAGTGGACCCGGAGGACGTGGACGACCTGCTCGCCGACCTGGCCGCCGCGGTCCGCACCGAGGTGGAGACCGCCGGGGGCACCGTCGTGTGCTGCACCGGCTCCGCGGTCCAGGCGGTGTTCGGCGTCCCGCGCACCGGTGAACACGACATGCTGGCCGCGGTCCGCACCGGGCTGGCGGTACGCGACCGCTTCGCCGCCCGGGAGGACGCCGGCCCCCGGCCGGCCACCGTGCGCCTGTCGGTCAACACCGAAGAGGTCCTGATCAAGACGCACGGCGCGGCGCCGGAGGTGGTGAGCCCGGCGATCGACATCTGCCTGCGCCGGGTCTGGTCGCTGCCGCCGGACTCGGTGTGGATCTGCGAGGCGACCCGGCGCAGTGGGGGCGCCGACCTCATCCACGACCTCGCCCCGTACTCCTCGCCGGCCGGCCCGCCGCTGTGGCACGCGACCGGGCTGCGCGGCGACCCCCCGTGCCCCGTCGACATCCCGCGGCCGCCGCTGGTCGACCGGGACCACGATCTGATGATCCTCCAGGAGCACTTCGACCAGGTGGTGCGGCGTGGGCGCGGGCGGATCCTGACCCTGGTCGGCGAGGCGGGCATGGGCAAGAGCCGTCTGGTGCTGGAGCTCGCCCGGCTGATCCGGCGCGGCCCCGACCGGGCCCGGGTGCTGCGGACCGGCACGGTGCACGGCCTGCGGACCGCCACCGCCGACCCGCTCGCCGGACTGGTCGCCTCCTGGGCCGGGCTGGCCCACGGCTGCACGCCCGAGGAGGCCGAGGCCAAGGTGACCGCCGCGGTGAGCGCGCTGCTCGGCGAGGAACCGGCGGCCCGGTCGCTGACCCGCGACCTGCTCCCGCTGTTCGCCCCGGGCGGCCGGGCACGCGGCGGGCCGGACACCGGCGTACTGCACGCCGCCGTCGTCGACCTGCTCGTCCGGATCGCCGGGGAACTCCCGGTGGTGCTGGTGGTGGAGGACCTGCACGCGGCCGACGACGACCTGTCGCGGTTCCTCGGCCTGCTCGCCGGGCGGGTCGCCGCCATCCCGCTGCTGTTGATCTCCACGGCCCGGCCGCAGCTCGCCCGCCGTCTGTGCTCCCAGGCATCCACCACCATCACGCTGGACCGGCTGACCGACGACGCGGTCCGGGAGCTGTGGGGGTCGGTGCTGCGGCGCGAGGACGGCGGCGACGGCGCCGGGCTGACCCCGGAGCTGTTCGACCGGATCGGCGGCAACCCCATGTTCGCCATCGAGTTCGCCCGGCAGCGGCTGCACGAGCCGGACGGTGCTCCGGAGGGCCGGCTGCCGGCCCGGATCTACCGGGTGGTCGCCGCCACCCTCGACCGCCTCGCGCCGGATGAGAAGGAGATCCTGAAGGAGGCCACGCTGGTGTCCGGGCCCATCGTGCCGGACACCGTGGCCGCGCTGGGCTGCCACACCGTGGAGGTGGTACGGGGCTGCCTGGACGACCTGACCCGGCGGGACCTGCTGGTGCGCGACCGCGACGGCACGGGCTACGCCTTCGCGCACCCGGTGATCCGGGACGTGGCGCACGCCCAGTTACCGAAGGCCACCCGGTCCTGCGCCGACCGCCGGGCCGAGGCGCTGCGGGTCGGCTGA
- the mhpA gene encoding bifunctional 3-(3-hydroxy-phenyl)propionate/3-hydroxycinnamic acid hydroxylase MhpA, which produces MTTDCDVLVVGWGPVGRLTAILLAQQGWRVTVLERYERPYPFPRAVHFDGETARYLAAAGIGDRLHEVGDPAVDYEFHTADGQVLMRLELAGDPPGSAGWPRSVVFHQPALERVLQERAERLPNLRLLRGVEVTGCVERDDHVEVGAGRRRFTASWVVGCDGAHSVVRHAIRSTVTDLGFFYDWLLCDLVLDEPREFRPNNLQICDPARPTTVVSGGLEHRRWEFMRLPGESVEELNRPETAWRLLEPHGVTPDNATMHRHSVYTFRAQWVDQWRRGRILLAGDAAHLMPPFAGQGMCAGVRDAANLAWKLDLVLRGRADPALLDSYAVERTGHLRHFIGYAIELGKMVCELDPAAAAVRDSMLLARAADPEAEEPPQLSGVPLTEGLLSGAGPGAGAYMPQGRVTGTAGTGRFDDVAGRGFVFLTGQDPAALLDEADREFLAGIGTRLVRVVPAGAPVGEGEVADDDGVYLPFLAESSAVALMVRPDFYVFGSAADRVSVAELVGDLRRGLLSATPQRSLSGGPV; this is translated from the coding sequence GTGACCACCGACTGCGACGTGCTGGTGGTCGGCTGGGGGCCGGTCGGCCGGCTGACCGCGATACTGCTGGCCCAGCAGGGCTGGCGGGTGACCGTGCTGGAGCGCTACGAGCGGCCGTACCCGTTCCCGCGGGCGGTGCACTTCGACGGGGAGACCGCGCGGTATCTGGCGGCCGCCGGGATCGGGGACCGGCTGCACGAGGTCGGGGACCCGGCGGTCGACTACGAGTTCCACACCGCCGACGGCCAGGTGCTGATGCGCCTGGAGCTGGCCGGCGACCCGCCCGGGTCGGCCGGCTGGCCGAGGTCGGTGGTCTTCCACCAGCCGGCGCTGGAGCGAGTGTTGCAGGAGAGGGCCGAGCGGCTGCCGAACCTGCGGCTGCTGCGCGGCGTGGAGGTGACCGGCTGCGTCGAGCGGGACGATCACGTGGAGGTCGGTGCGGGCCGGCGCCGGTTCACCGCCTCCTGGGTGGTGGGCTGCGACGGCGCGCACAGCGTGGTGCGCCATGCCATCCGGTCCACCGTGACCGACCTGGGGTTCTTCTACGACTGGCTGCTCTGCGACCTGGTGCTGGACGAGCCGCGCGAGTTCCGGCCGAACAACCTCCAGATCTGCGACCCGGCCCGGCCGACCACGGTGGTCTCCGGCGGTCTGGAACACCGTCGCTGGGAATTCATGCGGCTGCCGGGCGAGAGCGTCGAGGAGCTGAACCGGCCGGAGACCGCCTGGCGGCTGCTGGAACCGCACGGCGTCACCCCGGACAACGCCACCATGCACCGGCACTCGGTGTATACCTTCCGCGCGCAGTGGGTGGACCAGTGGCGGCGCGGCCGGATCCTGCTGGCCGGGGACGCCGCGCATCTGATGCCCCCGTTCGCCGGCCAGGGCATGTGCGCCGGCGTCCGGGACGCGGCCAACCTGGCCTGGAAGCTGGACCTGGTGCTGCGCGGCCGCGCCGACCCGGCGCTGCTGGACAGCTACGCGGTCGAACGCACCGGCCACCTACGGCACTTCATCGGCTACGCGATCGAGCTGGGCAAGATGGTGTGCGAGCTGGACCCGGCCGCGGCCGCGGTGCGCGACAGCATGCTGCTGGCGCGGGCGGCCGACCCGGAGGCCGAGGAGCCGCCACAGCTCAGCGGGGTGCCGCTGACCGAGGGGCTGCTGTCCGGGGCGGGCCCCGGCGCGGGCGCGTACATGCCGCAGGGCCGGGTGACCGGCACCGCCGGCACCGGACGCTTCGACGACGTGGCCGGACGCGGCTTCGTGTTCCTGACCGGGCAGGACCCGGCGGCGCTGCTGGACGAGGCCGACCGGGAGTTCCTGGCCGGCATCGGGACCCGCCTGGTGCGGGTGGTGCCGGCCGGGGCACCGGTGGGCGAGGGCGAGGTGGCCGACGACGACGGGGTGTACCTGCCGTTCCTGGCCGAGTCCTCGGCGGTCGCGCTGATGGTGCGGCCGGACTTCTACGTCTTCGGATCCGCCGCGGACCGTGTGTCGGTGGCGGAGCTGGTGGGCGACCTGCGTCGCGGGCTGCTGTCCGCGACGCCGCAACGATCACTCTCGGGAGGACCCGTATGA
- a CDS encoding NAD(P)H-binding protein has product MILVTGATGAVGGEVVDRLLERGEKVRVLTRNPEGARRWATAVDVVTGDLTDPGSLGPALDGVDRAFLLLVLPGIPQAGPIVDAVRDAGVRHVVLLSSIRAGSARDSAIKQANLAAEAAVQGSGLDWTVLRGGTFMSNTLPWAPSVRAERVVRAFGRDFRSSAVDPRDVGAVAARVLADPAPHRSRVHTLTGGEVITVAEQVAVLSGLLGEPVAFEELPEAVARAAMVERLHYPPAVADAMLTMLRNTDESLVRVDGAVAEVLGRPPRSYREWAADHIEAFR; this is encoded by the coding sequence GTGATCTTGGTGACCGGTGCTACCGGGGCCGTGGGCGGCGAGGTCGTCGACCGGCTGCTGGAACGTGGAGAGAAGGTCCGGGTGCTCACCCGGAACCCCGAGGGCGCCCGGCGCTGGGCCACGGCGGTGGATGTCGTCACCGGCGATCTGACGGACCCCGGCTCGCTGGGTCCCGCGCTGGACGGCGTGGACCGGGCGTTCCTGCTCCTGGTGCTGCCCGGGATACCGCAGGCCGGGCCGATCGTGGACGCGGTGCGCGACGCGGGCGTGCGGCATGTGGTGCTGCTGTCCTCGATCCGGGCCGGCAGCGCGCGGGACAGCGCCATCAAGCAGGCGAACCTGGCGGCGGAGGCGGCGGTCCAGGGCTCCGGCCTGGACTGGACGGTGCTGCGCGGCGGCACGTTCATGTCCAACACGCTGCCGTGGGCACCGTCGGTGCGCGCCGAGCGGGTGGTGCGGGCCTTCGGCAGGGACTTCCGCAGTTCGGCGGTGGATCCCCGGGACGTGGGCGCGGTGGCCGCCCGGGTGCTGGCGGACCCGGCCCCGCACCGGTCCCGGGTGCACACGCTGACCGGCGGCGAGGTGATCACGGTCGCCGAGCAGGTGGCCGTGCTGTCCGGCCTGCTCGGCGAGCCGGTGGCGTTCGAGGAACTCCCGGAGGCGGTGGCTCGGGCGGCGATGGTGGAGCGGCTGCACTACCCGCCGGCGGTCGCCGACGCGATGCTGACCATGCTGCGCAACACCGACGAGAGCCTGGTGCGGGTCGACGGGGCGGTGGCGGAAGTCCTGGGCCGGCCGCCGCGGTCGTACCGGGAGTGGGCCGCCGACCACATCGAGGCGTTCCGGTGA